One genomic region from Rosa rugosa chromosome 1, drRosRugo1.1, whole genome shotgun sequence encodes:
- the LOC133727483 gene encoding EPIDERMAL PATTERNING FACTOR-like protein 2: MGFRYTTSSIIFLMILSSTQIRFMAESRVLLKKDDTSQTVNEDNKARLRAQIGSRPPRCEGRCSSCGPCEAIQVPNNFQAKPGKRNSSSVVTNIAYARGGEYSSNYKPMSWKCKCGTIIFNP; the protein is encoded by the exons ATGGGTTTTCGCTACACCACCAGTTCTATCATCTTTCTGATGATTTTGAGCTCTACCCAGATAAGATTCATGGCTGAAAGCAGAGTACTTCTCAAGAAGGATGACACTTCCCAG ACAGTGAATGAAGACAATAAGGCAAGACTGAGAGCACAAATTGGTTCAAGGCCTCCAAGGTGTGAAGGAAGGTGCAGCTCATGTGGCCCTTGTGAGGCAATTCAAGTTCCTAACAATTTTCAAGCCAAACCAGGTAAAAGGAACTCTTCATCAGTTGTAACCAACATTGCATATGCCAGAGGAGGCGAGTATTCAAGCAACTACAAGCCCATGAGTTGGAAATGCAAATGTGGCACCATCATCTTCAACCCCTGA
- the LOC133718474 gene encoding uncharacterized protein LOC133718474, translated as MDPSLYEAVKSGDLCFLKEVRDGDRSVDILFQKTPKNNNVLHIAAQFKQTQFFKEFPNQIQSPLFWATNTRGDTPMHILLLGMQQETRPADAEAYKELLRMTNSEKDTALHVAVKSGHHGVVILLMDADPELSC; from the exons ATGGATCCTTCGCTGTATGAGGCAGTGAAATCTGgtgatctttgttttctcaaAGAAGTTAGAGATGGGGATAGATCAGTTGATATTCTCTTTCAGAAGACCCCTAAAAACAACAATGTTCTTCACATAGCTGCTCAGTTCAAGCAAACACAGTTCTTCAAGGAATTCCCAAATCAGATTCAATCTCCGTTGTTTTGGGCCACCAACACCAGAGGTGATACTCCCATGCACATATTGCTGCTAGG GATGCAGCAGGAGACCAGACCAGCCGATGCTGAAGCTTATAAAGAGTTACTTCGAATGACTAATTCGGAAAAAGATACAGCTTTGCATGTTGCTGTTAAAAGCGGGCACCATGGTGTTGTCATTCTGTTAATGGATGCTGATCCTGAATTGAGCTGTTAA
- the LOC133722420 gene encoding auxin-binding protein ABP19a-like has protein sequence MMISSIFFIFFLILSSSYAAVQDFCVADYTTPPSPTGYSCKNPSDVNVGNFCVVDYTAPPSPAGYSCKNPSDVKVDDFVYSGLGVPGNSSNINKFGLKTAFVAQFPGLNGLGISLARGDLEVGGVSPMHSHRGASETILIAEGKVISGFIASDNKAYVKTLKTGDIMVLPQGLLHFQVNAGDTPALIFASFNSDNPGVQVLETALFQNDLRTELIAQTTLLDTAEIKKLKGLLGGTN, from the coding sequence ATGATGATTTCCTCTATCTTCTTCATATTTTTTCTCATTCTCTCCTCTTCCTATGCGGCTGTCCAAGATTTCTGTGTTGCAGACTATACAACTCCTCCAAGCCCTACAGGATACTCTTGCAAAAACCCCTCAGATGTTAATGTAGGCAATTTCTGTGTTGTAGACTATACAGCTCCTCCAAGCCCTGCAGGATACTCTTGCAAAAACCCCTCAGATGTTAAGGTAGACGATTTTGTGTACTCTGGCCTAGGAGTTCCTGGTAACAGCTCAAATATAAACAAATTTGGACTCAAAACTGCATTTGTTGCTCAATTTCCTGGTCTGAATGGCCTTGGTATTTCGCTGGCTCGTGGGGATTTGGAGGTTGGTGGAGTTTCTCCGATGCACTCTCACCGCGGAGCTTCAGAGACCATACTTATTGCGGAAGGCAAAGTTATATCTGGGTTCATCGCCTCGGATAACAAAGCTTATGTAAAAACACTGAAGACAGGTGATATTATGGTTTTACCTCAAGGTTTGCTTCACTTCCAAGTAAACGCAGGTGATACTCCAGCCCTTATATTTGCTAGCTTCAATAGTGACAACCCAGGTGTGCAGGTTTTGGAGACTGCACTGTTTCAAAATGATTTACGTACTGAATTGATAGCACAAACTACTCTCCTTGACACTGCTGAGATTAAGAAACTTAAGGGTCTTCTTGGTGGTACTAATTGA